From a single Lentisphaera profundi genomic region:
- a CDS encoding c-type cytochrome — MKPMFLFFRVLFLVSLHGALFADANKVNPSQVGAKIFSKVCAQCHGLEAEGNSSLNTPALASQSSIYISEQLHKFKNGLRGADSKKDATGKLMAQQAKLLSSKDIQELSIYLSALKSPVLKVDTSASALRGKELYQKKANCISCHGLYGEGNESMKAPKLNILSPAYIEIELNKFSRGQRVGAKTKDVTGHLMVKVLNDYGLQSKDFKDLANYISGLKNPDSKSK, encoded by the coding sequence ATGAAGCCGATGTTTTTATTCTTTAGAGTGCTTTTTCTTGTGTCTCTACATGGAGCCTTATTTGCGGATGCGAATAAGGTGAATCCATCGCAAGTGGGTGCAAAAATCTTTAGTAAAGTTTGTGCACAGTGCCATGGTTTAGAGGCGGAGGGTAATAGCAGCTTAAATACGCCCGCCTTAGCCTCTCAATCATCTATTTATATATCAGAACAACTCCACAAGTTTAAAAATGGCTTGCGTGGAGCGGACTCAAAAAAAGATGCAACGGGAAAATTAATGGCTCAGCAGGCTAAATTACTTAGTAGCAAAGATATTCAAGAGCTCTCTATTTACCTTTCTGCATTAAAGAGTCCCGTGCTCAAAGTTGATACGAGTGCATCGGCCTTACGAGGAAAAGAGCTCTATCAAAAGAAAGCGAACTGCATTTCATGCCACGGACTCTATGGAGAGGGAAATGAATCTATGAAAGCTCCTAAGCTCAACATTTTATCGCCGGCTTATATAGAGATAGAACTTAATAAGTTCTCTAGAGGTCAGCGAGTAGGCGCGAAGACGAAAGATGTCACTGGTCATCTCATGGTAAAAGTTCTCAATGATTATGGACTCCAATCAAAAGATTTTAAAGATTTAGCGAATTATATAAGTGGTTTAAAAAATCCAGACTCAAAATCAAAATAA
- a CDS encoding DUF1552 domain-containing protein, with amino-acid sequence MNKSFNRRSVLKGIAGISLALPVLEIMGEEVLSESNRAKRFCAMYTANGMSLPQEKNKLDDWSWYPKETGRDFKFNQSTKPLEKFRKELTFFGGFGHKNAILSDPHVCSDMWLTGAPFHDPKPGQYNTVSLDQVIARNTKQHCRQASLVLSIDNGVGFLSRTGTIAYNNEGKPIPAENNPRDVFNRLFLSSKDSMEQQRVLLKKKMKIVDAVLDSSRDFNKRLGSADREKMDQYLTSLTELESRFETSEKWIDIPLKKQDHSQLKFDYDLEQDPAQFYQTMLDVITLAFDADITRSVVFMLNREDGMGISNTFPIRLGLSKDHHGLSHAKDKKGQMDFAKYDQFLAGQVGYFLDKLKKTKEGNSNLLDNSLVLFGSGCSTTHNVKNIPTLLAGGKNMGLKHGSYFRRDGEQLSNLHLSILNSMGIEEKSFSDSTKRLEEGIFTYKNA; translated from the coding sequence ATGAATAAATCATTCAATAGAAGATCAGTTCTCAAGGGGATTGCAGGTATTAGTTTAGCCCTTCCAGTATTAGAAATTATGGGCGAAGAAGTTCTTAGTGAATCGAACCGTGCCAAGCGCTTCTGCGCTATGTATACAGCTAACGGAATGTCCTTGCCACAAGAAAAAAATAAATTAGATGATTGGAGTTGGTACCCTAAAGAAACAGGCCGCGATTTTAAATTTAATCAATCGACAAAGCCTTTAGAGAAATTTCGTAAGGAACTTACTTTTTTTGGTGGTTTCGGTCACAAAAATGCGATCTTATCAGATCCACATGTGTGTTCAGATATGTGGCTTACAGGAGCACCATTTCACGATCCAAAACCAGGTCAATATAACACAGTTTCTCTCGATCAAGTCATTGCCCGTAATACCAAGCAGCATTGTCGCCAAGCATCTTTAGTGTTATCGATTGATAATGGTGTGGGTTTCCTCTCTAGGACAGGGACAATTGCCTACAATAATGAGGGAAAGCCGATTCCAGCAGAAAATAATCCAAGAGACGTTTTTAATCGTCTTTTCTTGAGTTCGAAAGACTCTATGGAGCAGCAACGCGTACTCTTGAAAAAGAAAATGAAAATTGTTGATGCTGTTCTCGATAGTTCGCGCGATTTTAATAAACGTCTAGGTTCAGCGGATCGTGAAAAAATGGACCAGTATCTAACCTCTTTAACCGAACTTGAATCCCGCTTCGAAACATCGGAAAAATGGATTGATATCCCACTTAAAAAACAAGATCATAGTCAACTCAAGTTTGATTATGATCTCGAACAAGATCCAGCGCAATTTTATCAGACAATGCTTGATGTAATTACCTTGGCTTTTGATGCTGATATTACACGGTCAGTTGTATTTATGCTTAATCGTGAGGATGGTATGGGGATTTCCAATACCTTCCCAATACGCTTAGGTTTAAGCAAAGATCATCATGGTCTTTCACACGCGAAAGATAAGAAGGGGCAAATGGACTTTGCGAAATACGATCAGTTCCTTGCAGGACAAGTTGGCTATTTTCTGGATAAGTTAAAAAAGACAAAAGAAGGTAATAGTAATTTACTCGATAATTCTTTAGTCCTCTTTGGTAGTGGTTGCAGTACCACTCATAACGTCAAGAATATTCCGACGCTTTTGGCTGGCGGAAAAAATATGGGACTTAAACACGGCTCGTATTTCCGTCGCGATGGTGAACAACTCAGTAATTTACATTTGAGTATTTTAAATAGTATGGGTATTGAAGAAAAGAGTTTCTCCGATAGTACCAAGCGTTTAGAAGAAGGGATATTTACCTATAAAAACGCTTAA
- a CDS encoding DUF1592 domain-containing protein encodes MKNKLQIMLLLGLGTQLSAYEVTHYDKEIKPILEKLCVRCHGEKKQKGGFRIDQLADDFSGKKLFSWEKMQHVLTMPLDSDEVMPPEDSKQPTVVQRLALTSWISENLDAGRLRAAEKNGSVRRLTKSQYRNTLRDLLKLDENVGRVLPNDAVSPEGFTNDGGSMQLSPMQMESYFSIAQKALDLSVVNPKEKPKIQNFSVSFGDNINKEPIADRLILGAGSKQLQLKNFLYTELLPEKPFAIEPYIMKKKYRFVEGYKGNSTVRGWLDFDSIYHAVFAGVSGPRATYPKGDPINFAEDGMLMRPSIPAKAAWSPTMVWSPRFKISLRELPSTGNFKIKVNAAKYRDTLNLDKAYPAIKEDENTQIVSFNESSNKINLNNNEQFKIEGMSAGKSAALITITGFEDEKLSSFQIALKGKDIYLNLSEIEFFDAQDKKISNVKITMSSLLDKKYDTVNLTDGNKNNFAHTRLESNPWLKFEFPNGANLSSVKIYNRKGFEERFDSAEFTAVNYFEPTQKMFALKKAGVYQLDFKYLANNKNASLNFSLGEQKLFIPVQVGKGKQKDSSIVIKGSTGKEVNSLLIQVPGKDKFINLTQLEFFDQNKKAIKNTKITMSSTYSNNMGPDKLTDGNKTTLGHTQQEDNPWIKVVFDKPQVISVIKVYNRKDYEDRFDGAEFSYSQDDVVIAKRFLSDKEQGDMRNEGMKVLRLEAGQYPVDFTASKGFQLDSASLNLLSENSKTYKSFVAFEKRNPMVNLQMGFRRDDGSTLNEIGPSQEVDSYEFKKYEFTGSINDFPSPVLNKANANYLAGVREIGLRHDYVTEIDVPRLLVKSVEFEGPYYESWPTKSHKTVFIDSSNSAKPEVYAKEVIENFMFRAYRGEVNNNDLDIAYRVWQGSYKENQNFHESVKDALLVVLTSPQFLFITEKSDSPEKEALNNTELASKLSYFLWNSPPDADLLAKAQAQEISQDLNKQVDEMISDARFANFTERFTRDWLLLDKFDSVKIDQKLYPTLTKRMKQQLRQEPVEFINYLIQENLELSNIIDSDFTIGNDLIAEYYKLENKDPQGYKFRRMELVDKNRGGLLTQASILAGLSDGHESHPVKRGTWVARKIVAEPPGTPPPNVPAVDEEDKTLTLREKLEAHRNQKGCKNCHMKIDPWGIPFEMFDAAGFVKKSYESESELPDGTEVNDLNAMKKYLIDDRMDQVAFSFMKHLAIYATGGSLNFDEVAFLKENAQALKPTGYKTRDVLKFIINSHIFNTK; translated from the coding sequence ATGAAAAATAAATTGCAAATCATGCTATTGCTGGGGCTTGGAACTCAGCTTTCCGCATATGAAGTCACGCACTATGATAAAGAGATAAAACCGATTTTAGAGAAATTATGTGTCCGTTGTCACGGAGAGAAAAAGCAAAAGGGTGGTTTTCGTATAGATCAATTAGCGGATGATTTTTCTGGCAAGAAATTATTTTCTTGGGAAAAAATGCAACACGTACTGACGATGCCACTGGATTCGGATGAAGTGATGCCTCCAGAAGATAGTAAGCAACCAACTGTGGTACAACGCTTGGCGCTGACGTCGTGGATAAGCGAGAATTTAGATGCAGGACGTTTGAGAGCAGCAGAAAAAAATGGTTCAGTGCGCCGCCTGACTAAAAGTCAGTATCGCAATACCTTGCGTGATTTATTAAAGTTAGATGAAAATGTGGGCCGAGTTTTACCAAATGATGCGGTATCCCCAGAGGGCTTCACTAATGATGGCGGATCGATGCAGCTTTCACCAATGCAAATGGAAAGCTACTTTTCGATTGCACAAAAAGCTTTAGATCTATCAGTAGTTAATCCCAAGGAAAAACCAAAAATCCAAAATTTCAGTGTGAGTTTTGGTGATAATATTAATAAAGAGCCTATTGCCGATCGACTTATACTCGGCGCAGGTAGCAAACAACTCCAGTTGAAAAATTTCCTGTATACCGAATTGCTACCTGAAAAACCTTTTGCAATCGAACCTTATATTATGAAAAAGAAATATCGCTTCGTTGAGGGTTATAAAGGTAATAGCACGGTTAGGGGATGGCTTGATTTTGATAGTATTTATCACGCGGTTTTCGCTGGTGTGAGTGGCCCCAGAGCTACTTACCCTAAAGGAGATCCAATAAATTTTGCTGAGGATGGAATGCTGATGAGGCCATCGATTCCTGCAAAGGCCGCTTGGTCGCCAACTATGGTATGGTCACCTCGCTTTAAGATTTCATTGCGTGAGTTGCCCAGTACGGGCAATTTCAAAATTAAAGTTAATGCCGCTAAGTACCGCGATACTTTAAACCTAGATAAAGCATACCCCGCGATTAAAGAGGATGAGAATACACAAATTGTATCCTTCAATGAAAGCTCAAATAAAATCAACTTAAACAACAATGAGCAGTTTAAAATTGAAGGAATGAGCGCAGGTAAGAGTGCTGCGCTCATAACGATCACAGGCTTTGAAGATGAGAAGCTAAGTTCATTTCAAATTGCCCTTAAAGGAAAGGATATATATTTAAATCTTTCGGAAATTGAGTTCTTCGATGCGCAGGACAAGAAAATATCGAATGTGAAAATAACGATGAGTTCACTTCTGGATAAAAAGTATGATACAGTGAATTTGACGGATGGTAACAAAAATAATTTTGCTCATACGCGATTAGAAAGTAATCCTTGGTTAAAATTTGAATTTCCTAATGGCGCGAATTTAAGCTCTGTGAAAATTTATAATAGAAAAGGCTTTGAAGAGCGATTTGATAGTGCTGAATTTACCGCGGTCAATTACTTTGAACCTACGCAAAAAATGTTTGCCCTTAAAAAAGCAGGTGTTTACCAATTGGACTTTAAGTACCTAGCCAATAATAAAAATGCTAGCTTAAATTTCAGCTTAGGTGAACAAAAATTATTTATTCCCGTTCAAGTCGGTAAAGGGAAACAGAAGGATTCGAGTATTGTCATCAAAGGATCGACAGGTAAAGAAGTTAATTCACTGCTTATTCAAGTGCCAGGTAAAGATAAATTTATCAATCTTACACAGCTCGAGTTTTTTGATCAGAACAAGAAAGCCATTAAAAATACTAAAATCACCATGAGCTCAACTTATTCTAATAATATGGGGCCAGATAAACTGACTGATGGAAATAAAACTACCTTAGGACATACACAGCAGGAAGATAATCCTTGGATTAAAGTTGTTTTTGATAAGCCTCAGGTGATTAGTGTCATTAAAGTCTACAATCGCAAAGATTATGAAGATCGTTTTGATGGAGCTGAATTTTCGTATTCACAAGATGATGTCGTGATAGCTAAGCGCTTCCTCAGTGACAAAGAACAAGGTGACATGCGAAATGAAGGGATGAAGGTGCTTCGTTTAGAGGCAGGTCAATATCCTGTAGACTTCACAGCTTCTAAAGGTTTTCAACTCGATAGTGCATCTCTCAATCTTCTGAGTGAAAATTCCAAAACGTATAAAAGTTTTGTTGCTTTTGAAAAGCGTAACCCAATGGTCAATCTACAAATGGGCTTCCGTCGTGATGATGGCAGTACTTTAAATGAAATTGGTCCTAGTCAAGAAGTCGATTCTTACGAGTTCAAAAAATATGAATTCACTGGAAGTATAAATGACTTTCCAAGTCCAGTACTCAATAAAGCGAATGCCAATTATTTAGCTGGAGTGAGAGAAATTGGTTTACGCCATGATTACGTGACTGAAATTGATGTTCCGCGTTTATTGGTCAAATCAGTGGAATTTGAAGGCCCTTATTACGAATCATGGCCAACTAAATCCCACAAGACGGTGTTTATTGATTCAAGCAATAGTGCAAAGCCAGAAGTCTACGCAAAAGAAGTGATCGAGAATTTTATGTTCCGTGCTTATCGTGGGGAAGTCAATAATAATGACCTTGATATTGCCTACAGGGTTTGGCAAGGTAGTTACAAAGAGAATCAAAATTTCCATGAAAGTGTGAAAGATGCTCTCTTAGTCGTTTTAACTTCGCCTCAATTCTTATTCATTACTGAAAAGTCTGATTCACCTGAAAAAGAAGCTCTCAATAATACTGAGTTAGCCTCTAAGCTATCTTATTTCCTATGGAATAGCCCACCTGATGCAGATTTGTTAGCGAAAGCACAGGCACAAGAAATTAGTCAAGACCTAAACAAGCAAGTTGATGAGATGATTAGTGATGCTCGTTTTGCGAATTTCACCGAGCGCTTTACTCGTGATTGGTTACTACTCGATAAGTTCGATTCAGTAAAAATTGATCAGAAACTCTATCCCACTTTAACAAAGCGTATGAAGCAGCAACTTCGTCAAGAACCGGTAGAATTCATAAATTATCTCATTCAAGAAAATTTAGAGTTGAGCAATATTATTGATTCAGATTTCACCATAGGCAACGATTTAATTGCCGAGTATTATAAGCTTGAGAATAAAGATCCCCAGGGCTATAAATTCCGTAGAATGGAACTTGTGGACAAAAATCGTGGAGGTCTGCTCACTCAGGCAAGTATCTTAGCCGGCTTATCCGATGGTCATGAATCTCATCCCGTTAAACGTGGGACTTGGGTGGCGAGGAAAATTGTAGCCGAGCCACCAGGGACTCCACCACCGAATGTTCCGGCTGTGGATGAAGAAGATAAGACCCTGACCTTGAGAGAAAAATTAGAAGCTCACAGAAATCAAAAGGGTTGTAAAAACTGTCACATGAAAATCGACCCCTGGGGAATTCCTTTTGAGATGTTTGATGCCGCAGGATTTGTGAAAAAATCCTATGAATCAGAATCAGAATTACCAGATGGTACCGAAGTCAATGATCTCAATGCAATGAAAAAATATCTCATCGATGATCGCATGGATCAAGTCGCTTTTAGTTTTATGAAACATTTAGCGATCTACGCAACGGGCGGCAGCCTGAATTTTGATGAAGTTGCGTTTTTAAAAGAAAATGCGCAGGCACTGAAACCCACAGGTTACAAAACCCGTGATGTTCTAAAGTTTATTATTAACAGTCATATTTTTAATACTAAGTAA
- a CDS encoding sialate O-acetylesterase, which translates to MSIRTLFLGLLLFSFSTSLFSSEKTKIILFAGQSNCRGKGDFSKLTANDKAILAKAQKQITLALFEHGKKTLKPLDCFKAAPGDTKKYGPEWFFGPEMFMGMELSKQWPNQKFLFIKHAVGGSSLHAAWNINWSADIAKGTPDERRPRLYYTWIDYVKEVLATLDMSKYEIVGMVWVQGESDNPGMKKGPKYEYSQNYKKNLTTLINQVRSDLKQPQLPFFCLQIGKLPMTEIAGEMENVYALRHDGKKGEGKYVYPMYPQSHYNYEGMKKIGTNFGELYIEKCRDLID; encoded by the coding sequence ATGTCAATTCGCACTCTATTTCTTGGTCTTTTACTTTTCAGTTTTTCAACTTCTCTCTTTTCCTCAGAAAAAACCAAAATAATTTTATTTGCGGGTCAATCAAATTGCCGTGGCAAAGGTGATTTCTCAAAATTGACTGCAAACGATAAAGCCATACTCGCTAAGGCTCAAAAACAAATCACTTTGGCTCTTTTTGAACATGGCAAAAAAACGCTTAAACCTTTGGATTGTTTCAAGGCAGCCCCAGGTGATACCAAGAAATATGGCCCCGAATGGTTTTTTGGCCCAGAAATGTTCATGGGCATGGAGCTCAGCAAACAATGGCCCAATCAAAAATTTCTCTTCATCAAGCATGCTGTAGGCGGGTCTTCTTTACACGCCGCCTGGAATATCAATTGGTCTGCGGACATCGCAAAAGGGACTCCCGATGAAAGACGTCCTCGCCTCTACTACACTTGGATTGATTATGTTAAAGAAGTCTTGGCTACACTCGATATGAGTAAATATGAGATTGTCGGTATGGTCTGGGTTCAAGGCGAGTCAGATAATCCTGGCATGAAGAAAGGTCCCAAGTATGAATATTCCCAAAACTACAAAAAAAATCTCACTACATTGATCAATCAGGTTCGCAGCGATCTCAAACAACCCCAATTACCGTTCTTTTGCCTTCAAATCGGCAAATTGCCCATGACTGAAATTGCGGGTGAAATGGAAAATGTTTACGCCTTGCGTCACGATGGCAAAAAGGGTGAAGGCAAATATGTCTATCCTATGTATCCCCAAAGCCACTACAATTATGAAGGCATGAAAAAAATTGGCACTAATTTTGGCGAACTCTATATCGAAAAATGCCGTGATTTAATTGATTAA
- a CDS encoding GH12 family glycosyl hydrolase domain-containing protein has product MKISPLLSLVTLACLNQITFASETSEIHTITNKDMTDISYYTDEYLVHSNLWGARAMKENAPPFQFNLHKANGPLPCNVAYDWTIFDKFETPIFPYMGYGDRLWATKPNSTTNKLPIQIKDIAVCDIYCDLEIDEKNFDRSKGNLAYDVWFARDKINNDDEKRIEIMLWFNRNEQYPVGGNNHQGVYSFFGIQWDLYVGNLKPKTEGGQGTTVCTFIAQTPAYKGMINFMKPIEIIKRKGLLLDTDYLGAFELGNEVYLGNGSTHIKGFHVDVQPVGLPQDKLRLDWRFHHLPFSKQYFDGSHGITTSLKNQTAVEQASIAIRFRPLETEKRQILYKEGKTQNGLSIYLEKGQINFASWNTIDGKIVSSFSSTPLVKAIVNQNSKTSATYVNAVVSLDQATATMTTYLDGEILGTQTFYGLEAKRGNTTFAFADGNAKLPYPDGVKQDAAFFNGIIDDILIYDAILTPEQVALIK; this is encoded by the coding sequence ATGAAAATTTCACCACTTCTCAGCTTAGTGACTTTAGCCTGTTTAAACCAAATAACTTTTGCCTCCGAAACGAGCGAAATCCATACTATCACCAATAAGGATATGACCGATATATCCTACTACACTGATGAGTATCTCGTTCACAGCAATCTTTGGGGTGCACGTGCCATGAAAGAAAATGCCCCTCCCTTCCAATTCAATCTTCATAAGGCGAATGGACCTCTTCCCTGCAATGTTGCTTATGACTGGACTATCTTCGACAAATTTGAAACACCCATCTTCCCCTATATGGGTTACGGCGATCGCCTATGGGCGACAAAACCCAATAGCACAACAAATAAATTACCCATTCAAATAAAAGATATTGCTGTCTGTGATATTTACTGTGACTTAGAAATCGATGAGAAAAATTTTGATCGTTCCAAAGGTAATCTCGCCTATGATGTTTGGTTCGCTCGTGATAAAATCAATAACGACGATGAAAAACGCATCGAAATCATGCTTTGGTTTAATCGTAACGAACAATATCCTGTGGGTGGAAATAACCACCAAGGCGTTTATTCATTTTTTGGTATTCAATGGGACCTCTATGTGGGGAATCTCAAGCCAAAAACTGAAGGTGGCCAAGGCACTACAGTTTGTACTTTCATTGCTCAAACACCTGCTTATAAAGGCATGATTAACTTCATGAAGCCCATCGAGATCATTAAACGCAAGGGTCTTTTATTAGATACAGATTACTTGGGTGCTTTTGAATTAGGCAACGAAGTTTATTTGGGTAATGGCAGCACACACATCAAAGGTTTTCATGTAGATGTACAGCCCGTAGGTCTGCCCCAAGATAAACTTCGACTCGACTGGCGCTTTCACCACCTCCCCTTTTCTAAGCAGTATTTTGATGGCAGCCACGGCATCACTACTTCTCTCAAAAACCAGACCGCCGTGGAACAAGCTTCTATTGCGATACGCTTTCGTCCTCTCGAAACCGAGAAGCGTCAAATTCTTTATAAGGAAGGCAAAACTCAAAACGGGCTATCGATTTATCTGGAAAAAGGACAAATCAATTTTGCGTCTTGGAACACGATAGACGGCAAAATCGTGAGTAGTTTTTCTTCTACTCCCTTAGTTAAAGCCATTGTGAATCAAAATTCAAAGACGTCGGCAACTTATGTCAATGCTGTCGTCAGCCTTGATCAAGCGACTGCAACGATGACCACCTATCTCGATGGAGAAATCCTAGGAACTCAAACTTTTTATGGCCTTGAGGCCAAACGAGGTAATACCACTTTTGCATTTGCCGATGGCAACGCCAAACTCCCTTACCCCGACGGAGTAAAGCAGGATGCTGCATTTTTTAACGGTATCATCGATGATATCCTCATCTACGATGCGATCTTGACTCCCGAGCAAGTGGCTTTAATTAAGTAA